Proteins found in one Solitalea lacus genomic segment:
- a CDS encoding GtrA family protein: MSRIRKELKRFLVAGLSAVGTDLFMYYIFLNFFSIGLSKAISFLLGTIVAYLINKYWTFEKNQKSLKEIFQFAILYSCTLGVNVMTNKIVLDNTQIVFIAFFVATGFSTVLNFIGQKFWVFK, from the coding sequence TTGAGTAGAATACGAAAAGAATTAAAAAGATTTTTAGTCGCCGGATTAAGTGCAGTAGGTACTGATCTATTTATGTACTATATATTCCTGAATTTTTTCTCCATTGGATTATCAAAAGCAATTTCATTTCTTTTAGGTACGATTGTGGCCTATTTAATTAATAAATATTGGACTTTTGAAAAAAATCAAAAATCTTTAAAGGAAATATTTCAATTCGCTATACTGTATAGTTGCACACTTGGGGTAAATGTTATGACAAATAAGATAGTTTTAGATAATACTCAAATTGTATTTATTGCATTTTTTGTAGCTACTGGATTTAGTACAGTCTTAAATTTTATTGGTCAAAAATTTTGGGTATTTAAATGA